The Lacerta agilis isolate rLacAgi1 chromosome 14, rLacAgi1.pri, whole genome shotgun sequence sequence gtaaaggtaaagggacccctgaccattaggtccagtcgtggacgactctggggttgcggcgctcatctccctttattggccgagggagccggcgtacagcttccgggtgatgtggccagcatgactaagccgcttctggcgaaccagagcagcgcacggaaacgccgtttaccttcccgccggagtggtacctatttatctacttgcactttgacatgctttcgaactgctaggttggcaggagcagggaccgagcaatgggagctcaccccatcgcggggattcaaactgccgaccttctgattggcaagccctaggctctgtggtttaacccacagcgcagcAAAAAGCCCAGAAGCAACAGATGCCCCCCTTTGCCCCACGGCGCAATCACTCACGTAGATGTTTCTAAGTTCGTTGATCATGTATCGGATTTCGGCATACTCCGTCTCGTCAATTTCGTGCACGAGCTGGCGGTAGTCGCCCTGCGAGCGACAGAGGAGGGAGGCGGGAAAGTCAATGCGAGAGATTCAAAGAACGTTCCCGAATGCCAGTAGCAAGGGAAGGAGGGTGCGCTCGTGATCAGGTCCTGCCCGAGGGTCTCCCGCAGGCCACtgtgaggctggactagatggggcattggccgGATCCCAACGGCCTCTTGCTATGTTACATTACCTATGAGCTGTTCCTGCCACATGGCTAAAGCAGGGAGGAACTTACCACGTGTGGACTCTTGGCTGCCTTTGACACTGCGTCGCCCCGTTCAGAGTAATACCTGGGGAACAGGAGGCAGAGCAGGAATGAGCTGATACAGATCATGAAGTTCTCCTCTTTCAAGGCTAGGCCccaaaaccaatggcttcaagttacagtggTACAAACAcatcaggttacaaacacttcgggttacagactctgctaacccagaagtagcacctcgggttaagagctttgccggattctccttccttggaggcttttaagcagagtttggatggtcacctgtcctggatgctttagttgagattcctgcatcgcagggggttggactagatgacccccagggtcccccttccccctctgcgATTCTATGACCTTTAGGTATTCAGCAGGCGGTTGCAAAGGCAGGAAGCAAACGGAGAGGCTCTTACGGTTGAGACTGCGTGTGCGGCCCTGCACTGAGGTCACCTGAACACTCTGGGGAGTTTGGGGgacagctatggggggggggacggtcTGCAGCAGGAGAGACCCCAACACACACCCTTGACCTGTGTAATCCTCCACACCTGTTGCTTGCAGTGCTGACCCAGGAGAGAACTGGATCTGGCCAGCGGCCTGAAAccttattgccccccccccacttgctgtgGACTATGGattctacagtttccagcaactattcTTCAGAATAGTTTGTATGTTTTTTGGTCCAAAGATGAAGAAAGAGTGACCCCCTTTCGTTCGATCAGCGAGGCTGTTAACGGTGGCTATCGATTCACCGACGGAAGTAAATTTCAATTTACAGCCTTAGGAGTGCTGTAGgaaatctccacccccaccctggaaCTGACCAACTGCAAGAGAGGCCAAATTTCACAGGTCACCTTCCCTGCCCTGAAGCCCGGATCACTTTTCAGGTCTCCTTTAAGTCCTCCCTGTCCTGATCTTCGGGCCTTTCTAGGTCATATGGTATCAATCTCCCCAAATCGCAGGCTCGGGGGAACCTCGCACCCGGAAGGCAAAACCACTGCCTTTCAGTTTGCTAAGATAAATTGGCAGACGGAACGAAGAGAATTTGCAGAGAAAGGGTACACAAGGGAAATTCaccattccctttttaaaagtacagtggtaccccgctagacgaatgcctcgctagacgaaaaactcgctagacgaaaggcattcgctagcggaaggctgtctcgcaagacgaatttttcaatgggcttgcctcgcaagacgaaaaaaattccgatttttttttttctttttttcgtcaaaccgctattctctcgttggtgcttcgcaagacgaaaaattcgctatacgacagcactcgcagaacgaattattttcgtctagcgaggcaccactgtaacaaGGAATGGCGGGGCGACAGGAATCAGACacactttttggggtgtgtgaaaaAATTATACTCACTCAAAATAACATGCAcgtcccaacccccaccccaaaacaaaatcCACCCCCCAGGACAAGAAACGCAAATGGGCTGACCCAAACCCCCCACAACCAACTTGGTGCAATTTTCCGTCACAGCACCTTTCCCCAAAAACCGATGATCCGATACACCTGTTTATACACCTGTTTCCCTGCGGTGTTGACAGCGCACAGTTCcaggtgtgtgtgagggggggggtggcacccGTGAAAAGgcttgggggaaggagagaaagttGGCGAGAGTGGTGGAAAGCTAAACAGGTGGAAACTTTCAATTAAACTTTTCAAATCGGCATGCTAGGGAGCACTAAAAGATTTCTGTTGCTTCTCGGGTCTCTCTTAAAAAAACGAAAAACCTCAATTATGCACTGCAAGGATTGTCCTCAGCCCTGTGACCTAGATTTTGAATTAACGAGTTCTGGGTGTGTTTGCATCCACGCTCTCTCTCGTTTGTGCTCGCTCACACCCCTGCTTAACAACCAACCAATTTAGGGCAACCATGCAAAGTCCACAGTGCGAGTTCTCCGCCACTCCCACATTTACAGCTCTCTAGGCTGAgctcacctagcagttggaaagcacatcaaagtgcaagtagataaataggtaccgctctggcgggaaggtaaacggcatttccgtgcgctgctctggttcgccagaagcggctttgtcatgctggtcacatgacttggaagctgtacgctatttccctcagccagtaaagcgagatgagcgccgcaacgcctaaacggtcatgggtcccttcacctttacctaggCTGAGCTCACCTTTGCATTCTCTGCCAGGAAGCTGCTCAGCTCCACAGCAATTAGCTGCATCCAATACACCCTACATTTAAATCAcaatctctctccacccccccaaccACCAGCACCAAGAATCACTGGGAACTATAGCGTACCCCTCagagcactacaattcccagcagccttaacaaactgcaaACTAGGAGCCGGGCAGATGGCCCCCAGTTCAGTCCTCggcatctccagttgaaaggaACATCAGGTGAGGGGAAAGGTCTCTGCGTAAGACTCCGGAGATCAGATGAAGGAAGCTTCATCTGAGCATTTCGGACATTTTCTACATTGCAGAACAAGGTCAGCGTTTTACGCCCGGCAAGAGCAGCCAAGGTGCCGCCTCGTTTTCCAGCACGGCTTCCGTGTTTTCCGGGagggcaggcagaaatccaacaggtggaGCTTTCCCCATTGCACGCCATGCCATAAAATAACTCGCTAAAGGATGAATTTTTGCCCTTTGTGAAGCCCTGTGTGTGAGATGGAAAgagttttctcctcttctcctccccacaaGCACCTCCTTAAGGACCGGCTGTTTCTCGGAGGACCTGATTAACCTGGGTGGGACCTGTGCAATCTTTGGATCTTGGGTCAGGGAGTTTAAGCCGCGTGGAAGTGGAATTAGTTTCTCCTGAAGCGTCTCTCCATTCATCAGacgggagagggaaggaggaaaccaACTTGCCTCAACTCAGCAGTAAAATGAGTTCCTTCAGCGAACCTCTTTAGCTGGCCCAGGCAGCTGACCTGCGTGGCCTGTTTTCAGTCGATGaccttattatttattacaacacgctcagaggttttactacaatcgAGCGCTTCAATAAATGCTGTTCAATAAGCACCTAATGAGAACCTGGTggatccatgaatttgtccaatccattTTGGCGGCCATctttgcctcttgtgggagggactTCTGCAGATTCACTACATCCTgtgtgaataagtcctttctttAATCTGCCCCAAAACTTCCAACACTCGGCTTGATTGGCTGTCCGAGATTTCTAgccatattgggggaggggggactttcCCCCCCTATCTACTGTTTGTATCCCATGCATAATTTTGCAAGTCATCTCTTACTTGCATTTGCCCTAAACTTAAAAAAAGAGACccaaaatgctgcaacctttcctcctagggcagtggttctcaaccttgggtccccagctgttttcggcctacaactcccatcaaccctagctagcaagaccattggtcagggattatgggagttgtagtccaacaacatctggggacccaaggttgagaaaggctgtcccAGGGGAATCAATCTGTCCCCTTGCtgataataaagaaataaatcagtCCCTCTCAGGTCTAGGATGCGAGGGGTGGTTGTAGCCCGAAACATATAGGAAGTACAACACTGGCGACCcttgttttaaaagcatttttaaaaaagcgttaAGAATGTTCTGCAGCTGTGAATTTTGCGACCGTGTGTCGTATTCTTGCCTTCCTTGTCCTAGGCTCCTGGCCGAGgctgatggaacttgtagtccaaaacttcagACAAGCACCAGcagcccgtgtggtgtagtggttagagcaggcttcctcaaccccggccctccagatgttttgagactacaattcccatcatgcctgaccactggtcctgctagctagggatcatgggagttgtaggccaaaaaacatctggagggccaaggttgaggaagcctgggttagagtgcctgaccaggacctgggagatcagggttcaaatccccactcagccatgaagctcacggggtgaacttgggccagtcacagcctctcaacctaacctacctcgcagggttgttgtgggggatttgGAGAAAATTCACTGAATTTTCCTGTTcctcaatatttttttcccttttaaaccaAATATAGGGAAAAGGGAAAGTTGGAAGTGCTCCGATTTCAGACTCACTTGGCAATCTGGGTCTGGAAAGTTTCCAGCTTCGTCCGAGCAGAGGTCAGCAGTTCATACACTTTTTcctggaagaggagagaaagagacaaggGTTGTAATGCAGGAAGTTTCCAATGCGATGACAGGGTCCAAggagaacagaacagaaagcGTGGCGAGGAAGTCTTGGCTGAACAATAATAATTTCTGGGCCCAAAACAGATTTAACATCTACGCGACATCTCTGCTAGCAAAGCGGCTCTTCTTAATCCCGGGTGTAGCTGCAGTTAACTGAGGAGGAGggcaatgcactctgcacatgctcagcgGCACACACCACCGCTTTCAGATTCTCCCGCTGATCTCTTGGGGTACGTGGTGCACCAAATGCCAGCTCTCTTGATTGTGCAGAAAATGAGTtgggaacatttccccccccccctacggAGGAAAGTCATTTGGGGGCTGTACCCCCTAGCAGGTAGAGTCAGAGCCGGTGGTGGGTGGAAGCAGAGCCGAAGGACGGCAgggtctctctcgctctctttttttCTGGACTTACTCAAGCAACGAAGTAGGTGCGAAGAGTCCCATGGCTCAATCCAGTGCAGGGCCCCAAATCCCTCCACTCCTCTGGTTTAGAGGGAAATTAAATCATTTGGGGCGGCACTGCTGAGGTCTGTCACCAAAAACCCCATTCTATAGCTATACACCTGTGTGCCTGTACTAAAACTAAGACCTGGTCGTATAATACTGAGGAGTTGTGAGATGTGCTGTGGAGGTAACATCCCATTTGGTCTGAGAAAAGTCTGCTACGCCACACAAACAtaacaacatcctgttctcacagcggccaaacgGATTCACGTTCTGTGAGACCCATAAGTGGGACCCAAATACAAGAgcgctctcctctcctgcagtttgcagaaactggtcttcagaagcatcatCATAATTGTATTATTGAGGATCCTGgccatctcctcctccatggatCTGTCGATTCCTGTTTCAACactgtcaacacacacacacacacacacagagagagagagagagagagagagagagagagagagagagagagagagaaggaaggtgtTTGGGGAGAGTTGGGAGACCTGTGGGCCAAAACTCACCTGGACCGCAACCCCAAAATTATTGCCGTCCTCAATGCGCGGCACCAGGAGTTGTAGCCACAGCGAGatctggggagagagggggggaagagggcaggagactcttaatctcaggttcgtgggttcgagccccacgttgggcaaaagattcctgcgggCATAACCCGTTTACTCCGGACTCACCACGTTCAGCTTCTCCTTTGTGCCCTGGATTTCAGGCTTCACGCGGTTCAGCAGGGCGGTGATCTTCTCGTTGTGGCAAACCGGACCGCAGGggggcgctggggggggggatgaggaagaggaagaggaggagaacgtCAGAGGCATCACACAAAGGGCCACTCTCAAGGTGGCGCTTGGCACATATGCCAACAGACGCCATCTTAGAAGAGAGAGAAGCATggaaatagggttgccaggtgtccactatttgagtggacagtccactttttcacattatgttcattattttttttccacaaaatagtggacatttttttattgaaaagctttatgatgaaatggtaatttaatacgtgttaaaatgtttgtaataaaatatataatttaatccccctcccccccgcttgtccactatattttggaagcagacctggcaaccctacatggAAATAAGGCCTCCTCTCTCAAGCAGTAGAAGAAGAGGCATTTCCCCTTGTGTAAAAAAGAAATggaggggacggggggggggggtggcggagCTCTTCTAAGATGGCTGCCTGCCATGAGTAAttgcgttttatttattttttaataacctTAAATGGGACTGGGGGGCCAGGCCTACTCAACTGGTCTCTGTGGCTTATGGCCAACCAAGTTccccactgaagtgaatgaacCTATTGTCAgccatgcccattcatttcaatgggtctacttggaCACAATCCAGTTATCTCTCCTTAGGCTCATCTTTCAACGGAGGCCTATCATCCAAGGCCACCCCCTCCATTTGATACAATAACAAATTTAAtggataaaataaatttaaaagcatttccctCAGAGGGCTGctatttcccagagttccctgggaaggtggGTTGACCGTTAAACCCCTCTGTGAAGGGGACTCCTAAGGGGCCTCCTAAGCGCCCTGAAcaaaaatacagttcccagagtccttTGCGGCTGTTCAAAGTGgggtgatactgctttaaacccACAGTGCGGACGGGGCCTGGCTAGTAAAACATCGCAGAATGCGGCCCACCGGGACAATTCAGGGCGGGACACCTCTCGCTCCCCATTTCCACGGGAAGGCTTCAAAATGTCTCCCTGCCAGACGTCACAGGGAATCCTGCGTACCTTTATCCTCGTCCTCCGATTTTTTTGagtccttttcttcctttttggaaTCCTTCTCTTCTTTCTGCGCCAGGAGAGAGCGGGAGTAAAGATCACAAAATGCACAAGGGGAAGGCAAAAAGAGAGTCACCCACCAGTACGCAcagcgttggaagggatcccgagggtcatctagtccaaccccctgcgacgcaGGAATCATCTGTCCAACGTGGGtttcgaacccatgaccctgaagtTAAGAGTCTCGCGCtgcaccgactgagctatcccagcatagAGGGGTGACTTTTTAcagcctgaaggccacattcccttgcagAAAACGTCAGAGGATTCTGGTTGACACGTTAAGAGCTGTAccaaactgtcatggcttccccccaaataattctgggaactgtagtttgttaagggcgctgagagctGTTAGAAGACACgcaccccattcccctcacagagctacaattcccagactttCTTGTGAAGAGCGACtgactgggaattgcagctctgtgtgggaaacaggggtctcctgacaactctcagcaccctaaacaaaccctaaacaaactacagctcccagaattcttcgggggaagccatgactgtgatACCCCAGTGCTTTAAAAGCATGGTGAAAATGTGGCCACAAAAActgagcttcctcctcctttttagcAACAGATCGGAGAGAAAATGCCCTTCTCCACAGGTAGCGGAATCTGAACCCGTCACCCGCCAGTCCACAACTGTTTCCCCGCCGCCTGGGAGTTTACTGATTTCCTTGGGCGGAAGAAGGAAACGGGGAAAGCGGCCTGTAAAGGAaatatacagtgagggggggagaagtatttgatcccctgctaaattaaacaacaggttttcctctgcctctcacagctacaataaacctgcCATTTAAATTacggactggtcatttctttgccagagggcaaattttgcaggggatcaaatactcccccccccctcacgtGCTCCCAATAACACGTCCCAGCTTCCTTTCGGAGCGTCTGAACAGAGAACGACAGGGCTGGAGGAAGCAAAAaatcttactgtatttttcgctccataggacgcacctcgtttttagaggaggaaacaagggggaaaaaatatttttctggttttcctcctctaaaagccctggggttttttttttttgtttttttttgaggatcagctaaaagtggtgcagctttttttgcaaagggggaaaagcaaagaggaaaagccccatttttatggggttcaactcacatttctgcagcttctaaaggaaagggagccatttctacagttcccagacagataatctaatcagccagtcacacgtcgctggggaaacaaacaacctccctctacagcacattcaacaatggaggcctgggcaaggagatagggctgaaagggagccgggactcttatctctctcccgatctcttgctgatcagctgctgagtggggtcctttcaacacccccttttctctttgtaaaaaataaaatgcacaatctgcttttggcccctgggcaattcggctccagggaccaccattggctccataagatgcacagatatttcccctttttaggaagaaaaaagtgtgtcttatggagtgaaaaatgtgGTAATTTAAGCCCACCAACAAAGGGCACCTCACTAACACACTCTACTAGAAGACACCCAATGGAACATAATTACAGGGATGGTTGATCTACCTAGAGATTATGCTCTTTGTGACAAAAGGAATGGGGATGGGAGAGATATAAATGCCCCCACAGCCCCTGGTAATCTCCCCGTGGGGCAGGGAGGACTAAATGCAAAGCACTGcttagcaaggaaggaaggaagcgcaGCTGTTAAGATCGGCTCCTTCCAGTCCTCCGGGCAAGAGACGAAGGTATGAATTAAATGAGAGGCGTAATATTGAGGTCACCCGCCCACAACCGTCCTCTCAACTAGGATAGTCCAgttgcgcaaaaaaaaaaaaaaaaaaaaaagctggatgtGGGAAACTTAAGGCGAAAAGTGGAGCCACCTCTGCTTTGGAGATGAAGGAACGAGGTTTGATCCGCCTCGCAGGGTCGTTGCGAGAGCAGCCTCAACGGGGAGGTTTGGAAAAACACAAAGGCGGGGAGGCAAAGCTTTGGGGCGCGTAGGTTTCGAACGCAGCACATAAATAAAGAGCTTCCGTGTAGGAccagaaaccggggggggggggaatctgtggttTGCCGGGATTTGATCTGTCGCTGCCCCACAATCTCGAAGGTCCTAGACCCCCAGCCCCAACCCAAATCCCCTGCCCCACTCGCCTCCCGCTGCTTGCGGCGCTCCTCGTCCTTCTTGGGGTCAGGGATGGGGATGTCTAACTCGACGCGGAGCAAAAGCAGGTCCGAGACATTCAGTTCGGgagactggaggggggggggaagagagagagagatgaaggaacAGGCTTTGCAATTCCCCACTTCTCGTTGCTGCCCCCAACACCCGAGTCTTGGAGCTGGGGGTGTTccttagataataataataataataataataataataataataataataataattattattattattattattattattattattatttcagttgattgatttaaaaaaacccttgtttttatattttgcattttatctcGTCTGGCCGGTTTGagacttttttccccttctgaccGATAAGTGcaaataattaacaacaacaacaacaacaataataataattcaatttgtTAGTCACTTGGCATTATATGACcattagaagagcctgcaggatcaggccgatggctcagctaagtccagcatcctgttctcacagtgggcaaccagaggcctgtgggaaacgtgcaagcaggattcgaacacaagagccccctctcctcctttggtttccagcagctggtattcggaagcactgctgcctctgtcgGTGGAGAAGAGCCATCCTAGCTAGAAGCCGctgacagccttctcctcctccatgaatttccccaatccaagttggtggccaactctgcctcctgtggcagggagttccatagattatGATCTGCATGAATAAGGGCTTTCTTTGATCTGACCTAAATctcccaacgttcagcttcactggatgtccgtGAGTTCTGGTGTTCCGAGAGAAGGGGAGCCGGGAATCTcttctccacccactttcttaATTCCATGCATGATTTTAAAATTTTCTAGCATGTCGCCTTTTGCTTGATTTCCTTTAACCTAAAAAGTCCCAAAATACTGCgacctttcctcacagggaagTCTCTTTCTGAACCTTGCTACACAGAGAGGTCTCCAAGCGACTTTGTAAGAAAACAAAGCCTAACAAATATATaccttatttttccatgtataagactattttcCCTCTacaaaataatgtccaaaatttgggggcgtcttatacaaggATAGATCTCCCCCcgttttcttaaattggagtcgtcgtcccccaaaataggaggaGTCTTATaaatgggggcgtcttatagacagaaaaatacggtgatTTAATCGAATTCATAAGGAATCCTCAGACAGAACCCCAATGGAAAAACAGCCGTGACATCAACCAAATACCTGGAAAAACGGGCCAATTTTTAATCTGGCGTCAGAAACATGATAAGGAAAGCGCAAGGGCAACAttctacatattattattattatttaatattatttatttgatttccacGCCACTTTTCCTCCCAAACAGAAGGCAACTAGGAAGTTCTGTTGTTTGGGATTTGGTTTAACCTGCTACCATTTCTGATGGACCCCTAAGAATTTAACCCAAAATCATCCGAGTTACGCAGCTTGAAAC is a genomic window containing:
- the PSME1 gene encoding proteasome activator complex subunit 1, encoding MTCHRRSQPPAPLCNFASRGFFGGSAERCCTTPKPATRHSSFAQTEPDAMAALEVSPECEAKVNSFKKELCAQAEELVARRFPEKIVELSNFLKSPELNVSDLLLLRVELDIPIPDPKKDEERRKQREKEEKDSKKEEKDSKKSEDEDKAPPCGPVCHNEKITALLNRVKPEIQGTKEKLNVISLWLQLLVPRIEDGNNFGVAVQEKVYELLTSARTKLETFQTQIAKYYSERGDAVSKAAKSPHVGDYRQLVHEIDETEYAEIRYMINELRNIYAVVYDITLKNFEKIKKPRDDNKGMIY